From Phalacrocorax carbo chromosome 6, bPhaCar2.1, whole genome shotgun sequence, a single genomic window includes:
- the DIRAS3 gene encoding GTP-binding protein Di-Ras3 translates to MPEQSNDYRVVVFGAAGVGKSSLVLRFVRGTFRETYIPTIEDTYRQVISCDKSICTLQITDTTGSHQFPAMQRLSISKGHAFILVYSVTSRQSMEDLQPIFEQICQIKGDIQKIPIMLVGNKSDETQRELDASEGQALASKWKCSFMETSAKMNYNVQELFQELLNLEKRRTVSLQVDGKKSKQQKKKDKLQGKCSVM, encoded by the coding sequence ATGCCTGAACAAAGCAATGATTACAGGGTGGTTGTGTTTGGAGCAGCAGGGGTTGGCAAAAGCTCCTTGGTCCTTCGTTTTGTAAGGGGAACTTTCAGGGAAACCTATATCCCTACAATTGAAGATACGTACCGGCAGGTAATCAGCTGTGATAAGAGCATCTGCACCCTTCAGATCACAGACACCACGGGAAGCCATCAGTTCCCTGCTATGCAGAGGCTGTCTATATCCAAAGGGCATGCTTTCATCTTGGTGTACTCTGTCACCAGCAGGCAGTCCATGGAAGATCTTCAGCCCATCTTTGAACAGATTTGTCAGATTAAAGGGGACATCCAAAAAATCCCAATCATGTTGGTGGGTAACAAAAGTGATGAGACCCAGAGGGAGCTGGATGCCAGCGAGGGGCAAGCGTTAGCCAGCAAGTGGAAATGCTCCTTTATGGAGACATCAGCCAAAATGAACTACAACGTGCAGGAGCTCTTCCAGGAGCTCCTGAATCTCGAGAAGAGGAGAACTGTCAGTCTCCAGGTGGATGGAAAGAAAtccaagcagcagaaaaagaaagataaactgCAAGGCAAGTGCTCTGTGATGTGA